In Dromaius novaehollandiae isolate bDroNov1 chromosome 4, bDroNov1.hap1, whole genome shotgun sequence, a single genomic region encodes these proteins:
- the ENOPH1 gene encoding enolase-phosphatase E1 has product MGVLPVPAEVRAILLDIEGTTTPIAFVQDTLFPYIKDNIKEYLRAHWEEEECQRDVGLLRKQALEDSSLDGVVPIPLESGSGEEELERVIQAVVDNVRWQMSLDRKTTALKQLQGHMWRAAYATGHVKGEVFEDVVPAIRKWREAGMKVYIYSSGSVEAQKLLFGYSTEGDILELFDGHFDTKIGPKVESESYRRIAESIGCATNNILFLTDVPREANAAEEADTHVAVVIRPGNAGLTDDEKSYYSLISSFTELFLPSST; this is encoded by the exons ATGGGCGTGCTGCCGGTGCCGGCGGAGGTGCGCGCCATCCTGCTGGACATCGAGGGCACCACCACCCCCATCGCCTTCGTGCag GACACCTTGTTCCCTTACATCAAAGACAACATTAAGGAGTATCTGCGTGCACactgggaagaggaggagtgCCAGCGGGATGTCGGTCTTTTGAGGAAACAG GCTCTAGAGGACTCCAGTTTGGATGGAGTTGTACCAATTCCTTTAGAGAGCGGAAGCGGGGAAGAGGAACTGGAGCGGGTTATCCAGGCTGTCGTAGACAACGTGCGCTGGCAGATGTCTCTCGACAGAAAGACCACAGCACTGAAACAACTGCAAGGTCATATGTGGAGGGCAGCCTATGCAACTGGACATGTGAAAGGAGA AGTCTTTGAAGATGTGGTTCCAGCCATCCGGAAGTGGAGAGAAGCAGGGATGAAGGTCTACATCTACTCTTCAGGGAGCGTTGAAGCCCAGAAGCTTCTGTTTGGCTACTCTACAGAAGGTGATATTCTAGAG CTCTTCGATGGCCACTTCGATACCAAAATAGGCCCCAAGGTAGAAAGCGAGAGCTACAGAAGGATTGCTGAGAGTATTGGGTGTGCAACTaacaacatcctcttcctgacTGATGTCCCTCGAG AAGCGAATGCTGCCGAGGAAGCGGATACCCACGTGGCTGTGGTAATCAGACCAGGCAACGCAGGACTGACAGACGACGAGAAATCGTATTACAGTCTCATCTCATCTTTCACTGAACTTTTCTTGCCTTCCTCCACTTAG
- the TMEM150C gene encoding transmembrane protein 150C isoform X2, with protein sequence MACMDGKKCSVWMFLPLVFTLFTSAGLWIVYFIAVEDNKIIPLSVPDRKPGSKRPPYISIAGDAPPASCVFSQVMNMAAFLALVISVLRFIQLKPKVLNPWLNISGLVALCLASFGMTLLGNFQLSNDEEIHNVGTSLTFGFGTLACWIQSALTLKINLKNEGRKVGIPRVVLSASITLCVVLYFILMMQGIHVHAARIQWGLVMCFLCYFGTFAVEFRHYRFEIVCSEYQENFLSFSESLSEASEYQTDQV encoded by the exons ATGGCCT GTATGGACGGGAAGAAATGCAGCGTGTGGATGTTTCTACCGCTTGTGTTTACCCTGTTTACTTCAGCCGGATTATGGATAGT GTACTTCATAGCAGTGGAAGATAACAAAATCATTCCACTAAGTGTGCCGGATAG GAAACCAGGTTCCAAAAGACCACCTTATATAAG TATTGCAGGTGATGCACCTCCTGCAAGCTGTGTCTTTAGCCAAGTCATGAACATGGCAGCATTTCTAG CACTTGTCATCTCTGTCCTGCGCTTCATTCAGCTGAAGCCCAAGGTGCTAAACCCTTGGCTGAACATCAGCGGCCTGGTGGCCTTATGCCTGGCCTCCTTTGGGATGACCTTACTTGGCAACTTTCAG CTTTCCAACGATGAGGAGATCCACAATGTGGGCACATCGCTGACCTTTGGCTTTGGGACCTTGGCATGCTGGATCCAGTCTGCCCTCACCCTCAAGATCAACCTGAAGAATGAAGGACGGAAAGTCGGGATCCCACGAGTTGTCCTGTCAGCCAGCATCACCCTCTGCGTGGTGCTCT ATTTCATCCTGATGATGCAGGGCATCCACGTGCATGCTGCCAGGATCCAGTGGGGCCTGGTGATGTGCTTCCTCTGCTACTTTGGCACGTTTGCGGTGGAGTTCAGGCACTACAGATTTGAGATCGTTTGCTCTGAGTACCAGGAAAACTTCCTGAGCTTTTCCGAAAGCCTATCTGAAGCCTCTGAGTACCAGACGGATCAGGTGTAG
- the TMEM150C gene encoding transmembrane protein 150C isoform X3: MDGKKCSVWMFLPLVFTLFTSAGLWIVYFIAVEDNKIIPLSVPDRKPGSKRPPYISIAGDAPPASCVFSQVMNMAAFLALVISVLRFIQLKPKVLNPWLNISGLVALCLASFGMTLLGNFQLSNDEEIHNVGTSLTFGFGTLACWIQSALTLKINLKNEGRKVGIPRVVLSASITLCVVLYFILMMQGIHVHAARIQWGLVMCFLCYFGTFAVEFRHYRFEIVCSEYQENFLSFSESLSEASEYQTDQV; encoded by the exons ATGGACGGGAAGAAATGCAGCGTGTGGATGTTTCTACCGCTTGTGTTTACCCTGTTTACTTCAGCCGGATTATGGATAGT GTACTTCATAGCAGTGGAAGATAACAAAATCATTCCACTAAGTGTGCCGGATAG GAAACCAGGTTCCAAAAGACCACCTTATATAAG TATTGCAGGTGATGCACCTCCTGCAAGCTGTGTCTTTAGCCAAGTCATGAACATGGCAGCATTTCTAG CACTTGTCATCTCTGTCCTGCGCTTCATTCAGCTGAAGCCCAAGGTGCTAAACCCTTGGCTGAACATCAGCGGCCTGGTGGCCTTATGCCTGGCCTCCTTTGGGATGACCTTACTTGGCAACTTTCAG CTTTCCAACGATGAGGAGATCCACAATGTGGGCACATCGCTGACCTTTGGCTTTGGGACCTTGGCATGCTGGATCCAGTCTGCCCTCACCCTCAAGATCAACCTGAAGAATGAAGGACGGAAAGTCGGGATCCCACGAGTTGTCCTGTCAGCCAGCATCACCCTCTGCGTGGTGCTCT ATTTCATCCTGATGATGCAGGGCATCCACGTGCATGCTGCCAGGATCCAGTGGGGCCTGGTGATGTGCTTCCTCTGCTACTTTGGCACGTTTGCGGTGGAGTTCAGGCACTACAGATTTGAGATCGTTTGCTCTGAGTACCAGGAAAACTTCCTGAGCTTTTCCGAAAGCCTATCTGAAGCCTCTGAGTACCAGACGGATCAGGTGTAG
- the TMEM150C gene encoding transmembrane protein 150C isoform X1, giving the protein MASGMDGKKCSVWMFLPLVFTLFTSAGLWIVYFIAVEDNKIIPLSVPDRKPGSKRPPYISIAGDAPPASCVFSQVMNMAAFLALVISVLRFIQLKPKVLNPWLNISGLVALCLASFGMTLLGNFQLSNDEEIHNVGTSLTFGFGTLACWIQSALTLKINLKNEGRKVGIPRVVLSASITLCVVLYFILMMQGIHVHAARIQWGLVMCFLCYFGTFAVEFRHYRFEIVCSEYQENFLSFSESLSEASEYQTDQV; this is encoded by the exons ATGGCCT CAGGTATGGACGGGAAGAAATGCAGCGTGTGGATGTTTCTACCGCTTGTGTTTACCCTGTTTACTTCAGCCGGATTATGGATAGT GTACTTCATAGCAGTGGAAGATAACAAAATCATTCCACTAAGTGTGCCGGATAG GAAACCAGGTTCCAAAAGACCACCTTATATAAG TATTGCAGGTGATGCACCTCCTGCAAGCTGTGTCTTTAGCCAAGTCATGAACATGGCAGCATTTCTAG CACTTGTCATCTCTGTCCTGCGCTTCATTCAGCTGAAGCCCAAGGTGCTAAACCCTTGGCTGAACATCAGCGGCCTGGTGGCCTTATGCCTGGCCTCCTTTGGGATGACCTTACTTGGCAACTTTCAG CTTTCCAACGATGAGGAGATCCACAATGTGGGCACATCGCTGACCTTTGGCTTTGGGACCTTGGCATGCTGGATCCAGTCTGCCCTCACCCTCAAGATCAACCTGAAGAATGAAGGACGGAAAGTCGGGATCCCACGAGTTGTCCTGTCAGCCAGCATCACCCTCTGCGTGGTGCTCT ATTTCATCCTGATGATGCAGGGCATCCACGTGCATGCTGCCAGGATCCAGTGGGGCCTGGTGATGTGCTTCCTCTGCTACTTTGGCACGTTTGCGGTGGAGTTCAGGCACTACAGATTTGAGATCGTTTGCTCTGAGTACCAGGAAAACTTCCTGAGCTTTTCCGAAAGCCTATCTGAAGCCTCTGAGTACCAGACGGATCAGGTGTAG